From one Planococcus citri chromosome 3, ihPlaCitr1.1, whole genome shotgun sequence genomic stretch:
- the LOC135839137 gene encoding longitudinals lacking protein, isoforms H/M/V-like has protein sequence MSTEDTQQFCLRWHNYQSSLLATLPQLLDGDDLTDVTLCAGSRSLKAHRVVLSACSEYFKELFKELGPSHHPVIVLPGVEFSDLCALVTFMYSGEVNIYESQLASLLSMADVLHIRGLADFSNTSNVPSKPPKNKRPRLNDGPDFVSKLKSKPTLSETEAFADWSTPPSNAIAAGDSNVENIAQDLSKRLPAENSNELTNNNISNNNNNINNNNNNNNNTMDGNGDFKRGMDYGFLKLENFTNYVSDAFANADETSVPTDLTQSGSSETFKTGKSNAAKTFTVCFICGKQLSNHYNLRVHMETHQNVQYACSACNHVSRSRDALRKHVSYRHPPSATITDGTTATSSQQRKQQQQQQQQQQVQQHNVQP, from the exons ATGAGTACAGAAGATACGCAACAGTTTTGTCTGAGGTGGCACAATTATCAAAGCTCGCTGCTTGCAACGTTGCCACAACTGTTAGACGGAGATGATCTCACTGATGTTACCCTTTGTGCTGGAAGCAGGAGTTTGAAAGCTCATAGAGTTGTTTTGTCAGCGTGTAGCGAATATTTTAAAGAATTATTCAAG GAACTAGGTCCTAGTCATCATCCGGTGATAGTGTTACCTGGCGTTGAATTCTCAGACCTTTGTGCTCTAGTCACGTTCATGTATAGCGGCGAAGTGAATATATATGAATCGCAATTAGCTAGTCTTCTTTCAATGGCCGACGTTTTGCATATTAGAGGCTTGGCGGATTTTTCAAAT ACGTCCAATGTACCATCTAAGCCGCCGAAAAATAAAAGACCTAGACTCAACGACGGCCCTGACTTCGTTTCAAAACTAAAATCGAAACCTACATTATCCGAAACAGAAGCGTTTGCTGATTGGTCAACACCTCCTTCTAACGCGATCGCCGCCGGTGACtcgaatgttgaaaatattgcgCAGGATTTGAGTAAACGTTTACCAGCCGAGAATAGTAACGAATTAACTAACAATAATATTagtaataataacaataatataaacaataataacaacaataacaataacACGATGGATGGAAACGGCGACTTCAAACGAGGAATGGATTACGGCTTTCTTAAACTGGAAAATTTCACTAATTATGTTTCCGACGCGTTCGCCAATGCCGATGAGACGTCTGTACCAACTGATCTAACTCAAAGTG gtTCGTCAGAAACGTTTAAAACCGGCAAAAGTAACGCGGCGAAAACATTTACGGTATGCTTCATATGCGGAAAACAGTTGAGTAATCATTACaatttacgagtacatatggAAACTCATCAAAATGTGCAATACGCCTGTTCCGCTTGCAATCATGTATCCAGATCTCGTGACGCGTTACGCAAACACGTATCGTATAGGCATCCACCATCGGCCACAATAACCGATGGCACCACCGCAACATCATCACAACAAAGAaagcagcaacagcaacagcaacaacaacaacaagtcCAACAACACAACGTGCAACCTTGA
- the LOC135839132 gene encoding eukaryotic translation initiation factor 2-alpha kinase-like isoform X1 — protein MHFNYLILLVIPFCGFSKCNSEDTNIVDICNERLLNRRLILVSTLDGRLSALDLVKDGSLRWSIDTEPGPLLSSTIHQVEQSEDSRSYRLIPSLSGGLYKFDGAFVEPMPLNVDHLLKSYSDDDITGGKEVRSYAVEIESGKILYECSMKECSNWTENNYLNYDIMLVRRETQIVRAIEPQTRIEKWNYSVGLHNVVLTRGGLPECSFNQEPINIDIKVDVPKGLLSVVNKSEPSKILWQYQFESPVANVWHLVGNRLENVDLFRAAESAPEEIRTQSNPSIYIGSHNKQWYIQESEPFHRNYLLQDNPLLTMKKFKFVPAVDSDSDRNLPQITDGSGHNSSTSLTKLYDVEAVNGKGYYSYCEDKKSECRAERKPPNVSTSKSFWWKESFIVLIITFVLFKYLNPCPNLFSFSITETIKSFLNRLRRVEVPKESAMEATTGHQDPGPSIAFTSTFSEYEIKSFKSRYLDDFEPIHCLGKGGFGVVFQARNKIDDCHYAIKRITLPNREEARERVMREVKALAKLEHQHIVRYFQAWQECPPVGWQEEQDKLWKNKTKDEYLSSEPEDCLSSEMDGLSTTNTSPSHFNNNVFDQTTNSCDLNLNGFQNGDAAVPSTSDKSNNSFVEFRTSSQSENSDAQLKSNRQSDPVCCTAATYEIKRRKSLQKTSKVYLYIQMQLCQKSSLKEWLCDNPNRDMNTILNIFDQIVQAVEYVHLQGLIHRDLKPSNIFFSPDGQIKVGDFGLVTEMIEDSEYSVEKTKPTYFDESRTANVGTELYMSPEQVHGKPYNHKVDIYSLGIIFFELLVPFSTEMERYKTLTALRSNKFPQDFPDKYENEFNLLSMMLANVPDARPTTFGIKARPPLSTFRTFEGSNLQDWHFELPTKNNSNILRKSSSESA, from the exons ATGCATTTTAACTACTTAATTCTATTAGTAATCCCTTTTtgtggtttttcaaaatgtaacaGCGAAGACACAAATATCGTAGACATCTGCAATGAACGACTGCTAAATCGCAG ATTAATTCTCGTGAGTACTTTGGATGGCCGTCTCTCTGCTTTGGATCTAGTGAAAGATGGATCGTTACGTTGGAGTATCGATACAGAACCAGGGCCACTGCTTTCTTCGACTATTCATCAAGTCGAG CAATCCGAAGATTCTCGATCGTACAGACTGATTCCTTCGTTGAGCGGTGGTCTTTACAAGTTCGATGGAGCGTTTGTCGAACCGATGCCCCTTAATGTTGATCATCTACTGAAATCTTACTCCGACGATGACATTACTG GTGGTAAAGAAGTTCGTTCGTACGCGGTTGAAATCGAAAGTGGAAAGATCTTGTACGAATGTTCGATGAAAGAATGCAGCAATTGGACGGAGAATAACTATTTGAACTATGATATTATGTTGGTTCGACGTGAAACACAAATCGTTCGAGCTATAGAACCTCAAACTCGGATCGAGAA ATGGAACTATAGTGTCGGATTACATAACGTAGTATTGACCCGAGGTGGTTTACCGGAATGCAGTTTTAACCAAGAACCGATTAACATCGACATCAAAGTAGATGTTCCGAAAGGACTACTCTCAGTGGTTAATAAATCCGAACCTAGCAAAATATTGTGGCAATATCAG TTCGAATCACCGGTTGCGAATGTTTGGCATCTAGTCGGAAATCGTTTAGAGAACGTAGATTTATTCAGAGCTGCGGAAAGTGCCCCCGAAGAAATCAGAACCCAGTCTAATCCGTCCATTTACATCGGATCGCATAATAAACAA TGGTACATTCAAGAAAGTGAACCATTCCATCGTAATTACCTCCTCCAAGACAATCCTCTGCTGACTATGAAGAAGTTTAAATTCGTCCCCGCTGTTG aCAGTGACAGTGATCGGAATCTACCTCAGATTACTGATGGCAGCGGTCACAATTCATCCACTTCTTTAACTAAGTTGTACGATGTAGAAGCTGtgaatg GTAAAGGATACTATTCGTACTGCGAAGATAAGAAGAGCGAATGTCGTGCCGAAAGAAAACCGCCGAACGTTTCAACTTCGAAATCATTCTGGTG GAAAGAATCCTTCATCGTGTTGATTATCACCTTCGTGCTGTTCAAATATCTGAATCCGTGTCCGAATTTATTCTCCTTCAGCATTACCGAAACCATCAAGTCATTT TTGAATAGATTACGCCGCGTGGAAGTTCCCAAAGAATCAGCGATGGAGGCAACAACCGGACATCAAGATCCGGGGCCGAGTATTGCGTTCACGAGCACGTTTTCGGAATACGAAATTAAATCCTTTAAATCGCGTTATTTGGACGATTTTGAACCTATTCATTGTCTTGGCAAAGGCGGTTTCGGTGTGGTTTTCCAAGCTCGAAATAAAATCGACGATTGCCACTACGCGATTAAAAGAATAACGTTACCAAACAG AGAAGAAGCTCGTGAACGAGTAATGCGCGAAGTGAAAGCTCTAGCCAAGCTGGAGCATCAGCACATCGTTCGTTATTTTCAAGCTTGGCAGGAATGCCCACCGGTTGGATGGCAGGAGGAGCAGGATAAATTATGGAAGAATAAAACAAA agacGAATATTTAAGCTCCGAGCCGGAGGATTGCCTAAGCTCCGAAATGGACGGCTTGTCAACCACCAATACGTCACCCTCGCATTTCAATAACAACGTCTTTGACCAGACTACCAATAGCTGTGATCTAAAtttaaatggatttcaaaacGGCGACGCTGCTGTTCCTAGTACTTCCGATAAAAGCAATAATTCGTTCGTCGAATTCCGAACCTCGTCGCAATCGGAAAACAGCGACGCTCAATTGAAATCAAATCGCCAAAGCGATCCGGTGTGCTGTACTGCAGCTACGTACGAAATAAAACGACGTAAATCGTTGCAAAAAACTTCCAAAGTTTATCTCTACATACAGATGCAACTGTGCCAAAAAAGTAGTCTTAAAGAATGGCTGTGCGATAATCCAAATCGAGATATGAATACGATATTGAACATATTCGATCAGATTGTGCAGGCTGTCGAATATGTGCATTTACAAGGACTTATTCACCGTGATCTCAAACCATCTAATATATTCTTCTCGCCCGATGGCCAGATTAAAGTCGGTGATTTCGGCCTGGTTACCGAGATGATCGAAGATAGCGAGTACTCCGTTGAGAAAACCAAACCAACGTACTTTGACGAAAGTCGAACCGCTAATGTCGGTACTGAATTATACATGAGTCCGGAACAA gttCATGGCAAACCGTACAATCATAAGGTTGATATATACTCATTGGGCATAATATTTTTCGAACTATTGGTACCGTTTTCCACCGAAATGGAGCGATATAAAACGTTGACCGCTTTAAGAAGCAATAAATTCCCTCAAGATTTCCCCGATAAATATGAGAACGAA ttcaatttaCTCTCAATGATGCTAGCAAACGTACCTGATGCACGACCAACTACATTTGGGATAAAAGCCAGACCACCTTTGAGTACATTCCGAACTTTCGAAGGCTCAAATTTACAAGACTGGCATTTTGAACTGCCTACCAAGAATAATTCTAATATTTTAAGAAAATCTAGCTCCGAGTCAGCTTGA
- the LOC135839132 gene encoding eukaryotic translation initiation factor 2-alpha kinase-like isoform X2 produces the protein MATIITPLSKFKPICACEDTNIVDICNERLLNRRLILVSTLDGRLSALDLVKDGSLRWSIDTEPGPLLSSTIHQVEQSEDSRSYRLIPSLSGGLYKFDGAFVEPMPLNVDHLLKSYSDDDITGGKEVRSYAVEIESGKILYECSMKECSNWTENNYLNYDIMLVRRETQIVRAIEPQTRIEKWNYSVGLHNVVLTRGGLPECSFNQEPINIDIKVDVPKGLLSVVNKSEPSKILWQYQFESPVANVWHLVGNRLENVDLFRAAESAPEEIRTQSNPSIYIGSHNKQWYIQESEPFHRNYLLQDNPLLTMKKFKFVPAVDSDSDRNLPQITDGSGHNSSTSLTKLYDVEAVNGKGYYSYCEDKKSECRAERKPPNVSTSKSFWWKESFIVLIITFVLFKYLNPCPNLFSFSITETIKSFLNRLRRVEVPKESAMEATTGHQDPGPSIAFTSTFSEYEIKSFKSRYLDDFEPIHCLGKGGFGVVFQARNKIDDCHYAIKRITLPNREEARERVMREVKALAKLEHQHIVRYFQAWQECPPVGWQEEQDKLWKNKTKDEYLSSEPEDCLSSEMDGLSTTNTSPSHFNNNVFDQTTNSCDLNLNGFQNGDAAVPSTSDKSNNSFVEFRTSSQSENSDAQLKSNRQSDPVCCTAATYEIKRRKSLQKTSKVYLYIQMQLCQKSSLKEWLCDNPNRDMNTILNIFDQIVQAVEYVHLQGLIHRDLKPSNIFFSPDGQIKVGDFGLVTEMIEDSEYSVEKTKPTYFDESRTANVGTELYMSPEQVHGKPYNHKVDIYSLGIIFFELLVPFSTEMERYKTLTALRSNKFPQDFPDKYENEFNLLSMMLANVPDARPTTFGIKARPPLSTFRTFEGSNLQDWHFELPTKNNSNILRKSSSESA, from the exons ATGGCAACTATCATTACACCTCTGTCAAAGTTTAAGCCAATCTGCGCCTG CGAAGACACAAATATCGTAGACATCTGCAATGAACGACTGCTAAATCGCAG ATTAATTCTCGTGAGTACTTTGGATGGCCGTCTCTCTGCTTTGGATCTAGTGAAAGATGGATCGTTACGTTGGAGTATCGATACAGAACCAGGGCCACTGCTTTCTTCGACTATTCATCAAGTCGAG CAATCCGAAGATTCTCGATCGTACAGACTGATTCCTTCGTTGAGCGGTGGTCTTTACAAGTTCGATGGAGCGTTTGTCGAACCGATGCCCCTTAATGTTGATCATCTACTGAAATCTTACTCCGACGATGACATTACTG GTGGTAAAGAAGTTCGTTCGTACGCGGTTGAAATCGAAAGTGGAAAGATCTTGTACGAATGTTCGATGAAAGAATGCAGCAATTGGACGGAGAATAACTATTTGAACTATGATATTATGTTGGTTCGACGTGAAACACAAATCGTTCGAGCTATAGAACCTCAAACTCGGATCGAGAA ATGGAACTATAGTGTCGGATTACATAACGTAGTATTGACCCGAGGTGGTTTACCGGAATGCAGTTTTAACCAAGAACCGATTAACATCGACATCAAAGTAGATGTTCCGAAAGGACTACTCTCAGTGGTTAATAAATCCGAACCTAGCAAAATATTGTGGCAATATCAG TTCGAATCACCGGTTGCGAATGTTTGGCATCTAGTCGGAAATCGTTTAGAGAACGTAGATTTATTCAGAGCTGCGGAAAGTGCCCCCGAAGAAATCAGAACCCAGTCTAATCCGTCCATTTACATCGGATCGCATAATAAACAA TGGTACATTCAAGAAAGTGAACCATTCCATCGTAATTACCTCCTCCAAGACAATCCTCTGCTGACTATGAAGAAGTTTAAATTCGTCCCCGCTGTTG aCAGTGACAGTGATCGGAATCTACCTCAGATTACTGATGGCAGCGGTCACAATTCATCCACTTCTTTAACTAAGTTGTACGATGTAGAAGCTGtgaatg GTAAAGGATACTATTCGTACTGCGAAGATAAGAAGAGCGAATGTCGTGCCGAAAGAAAACCGCCGAACGTTTCAACTTCGAAATCATTCTGGTG GAAAGAATCCTTCATCGTGTTGATTATCACCTTCGTGCTGTTCAAATATCTGAATCCGTGTCCGAATTTATTCTCCTTCAGCATTACCGAAACCATCAAGTCATTT TTGAATAGATTACGCCGCGTGGAAGTTCCCAAAGAATCAGCGATGGAGGCAACAACCGGACATCAAGATCCGGGGCCGAGTATTGCGTTCACGAGCACGTTTTCGGAATACGAAATTAAATCCTTTAAATCGCGTTATTTGGACGATTTTGAACCTATTCATTGTCTTGGCAAAGGCGGTTTCGGTGTGGTTTTCCAAGCTCGAAATAAAATCGACGATTGCCACTACGCGATTAAAAGAATAACGTTACCAAACAG AGAAGAAGCTCGTGAACGAGTAATGCGCGAAGTGAAAGCTCTAGCCAAGCTGGAGCATCAGCACATCGTTCGTTATTTTCAAGCTTGGCAGGAATGCCCACCGGTTGGATGGCAGGAGGAGCAGGATAAATTATGGAAGAATAAAACAAA agacGAATATTTAAGCTCCGAGCCGGAGGATTGCCTAAGCTCCGAAATGGACGGCTTGTCAACCACCAATACGTCACCCTCGCATTTCAATAACAACGTCTTTGACCAGACTACCAATAGCTGTGATCTAAAtttaaatggatttcaaaacGGCGACGCTGCTGTTCCTAGTACTTCCGATAAAAGCAATAATTCGTTCGTCGAATTCCGAACCTCGTCGCAATCGGAAAACAGCGACGCTCAATTGAAATCAAATCGCCAAAGCGATCCGGTGTGCTGTACTGCAGCTACGTACGAAATAAAACGACGTAAATCGTTGCAAAAAACTTCCAAAGTTTATCTCTACATACAGATGCAACTGTGCCAAAAAAGTAGTCTTAAAGAATGGCTGTGCGATAATCCAAATCGAGATATGAATACGATATTGAACATATTCGATCAGATTGTGCAGGCTGTCGAATATGTGCATTTACAAGGACTTATTCACCGTGATCTCAAACCATCTAATATATTCTTCTCGCCCGATGGCCAGATTAAAGTCGGTGATTTCGGCCTGGTTACCGAGATGATCGAAGATAGCGAGTACTCCGTTGAGAAAACCAAACCAACGTACTTTGACGAAAGTCGAACCGCTAATGTCGGTACTGAATTATACATGAGTCCGGAACAA gttCATGGCAAACCGTACAATCATAAGGTTGATATATACTCATTGGGCATAATATTTTTCGAACTATTGGTACCGTTTTCCACCGAAATGGAGCGATATAAAACGTTGACCGCTTTAAGAAGCAATAAATTCCCTCAAGATTTCCCCGATAAATATGAGAACGAA ttcaatttaCTCTCAATGATGCTAGCAAACGTACCTGATGCACGACCAACTACATTTGGGATAAAAGCCAGACCACCTTTGAGTACATTCCGAACTTTCGAAGGCTCAAATTTACAAGACTGGCATTTTGAACTGCCTACCAAGAATAATTCTAATATTTTAAGAAAATCTAGCTCCGAGTCAGCTTGA
- the LOC135839132 gene encoding eukaryotic translation initiation factor 2-alpha kinase-like isoform X3 → MLNFSFYFDEDTNIVDICNERLLNRRLILVSTLDGRLSALDLVKDGSLRWSIDTEPGPLLSSTIHQVEQSEDSRSYRLIPSLSGGLYKFDGAFVEPMPLNVDHLLKSYSDDDITGGKEVRSYAVEIESGKILYECSMKECSNWTENNYLNYDIMLVRRETQIVRAIEPQTRIEKWNYSVGLHNVVLTRGGLPECSFNQEPINIDIKVDVPKGLLSVVNKSEPSKILWQYQFESPVANVWHLVGNRLENVDLFRAAESAPEEIRTQSNPSIYIGSHNKQWYIQESEPFHRNYLLQDNPLLTMKKFKFVPAVDSDSDRNLPQITDGSGHNSSTSLTKLYDVEAVNGKGYYSYCEDKKSECRAERKPPNVSTSKSFWWKESFIVLIITFVLFKYLNPCPNLFSFSITETIKSFLNRLRRVEVPKESAMEATTGHQDPGPSIAFTSTFSEYEIKSFKSRYLDDFEPIHCLGKGGFGVVFQARNKIDDCHYAIKRITLPNREEARERVMREVKALAKLEHQHIVRYFQAWQECPPVGWQEEQDKLWKNKTKDEYLSSEPEDCLSSEMDGLSTTNTSPSHFNNNVFDQTTNSCDLNLNGFQNGDAAVPSTSDKSNNSFVEFRTSSQSENSDAQLKSNRQSDPVCCTAATYEIKRRKSLQKTSKVYLYIQMQLCQKSSLKEWLCDNPNRDMNTILNIFDQIVQAVEYVHLQGLIHRDLKPSNIFFSPDGQIKVGDFGLVTEMIEDSEYSVEKTKPTYFDESRTANVGTELYMSPEQVHGKPYNHKVDIYSLGIIFFELLVPFSTEMERYKTLTALRSNKFPQDFPDKYENEFNLLSMMLANVPDARPTTFGIKARPPLSTFRTFEGSNLQDWHFELPTKNNSNILRKSSSESA, encoded by the exons atgctaaatttttctttttattttga CGAAGACACAAATATCGTAGACATCTGCAATGAACGACTGCTAAATCGCAG ATTAATTCTCGTGAGTACTTTGGATGGCCGTCTCTCTGCTTTGGATCTAGTGAAAGATGGATCGTTACGTTGGAGTATCGATACAGAACCAGGGCCACTGCTTTCTTCGACTATTCATCAAGTCGAG CAATCCGAAGATTCTCGATCGTACAGACTGATTCCTTCGTTGAGCGGTGGTCTTTACAAGTTCGATGGAGCGTTTGTCGAACCGATGCCCCTTAATGTTGATCATCTACTGAAATCTTACTCCGACGATGACATTACTG GTGGTAAAGAAGTTCGTTCGTACGCGGTTGAAATCGAAAGTGGAAAGATCTTGTACGAATGTTCGATGAAAGAATGCAGCAATTGGACGGAGAATAACTATTTGAACTATGATATTATGTTGGTTCGACGTGAAACACAAATCGTTCGAGCTATAGAACCTCAAACTCGGATCGAGAA ATGGAACTATAGTGTCGGATTACATAACGTAGTATTGACCCGAGGTGGTTTACCGGAATGCAGTTTTAACCAAGAACCGATTAACATCGACATCAAAGTAGATGTTCCGAAAGGACTACTCTCAGTGGTTAATAAATCCGAACCTAGCAAAATATTGTGGCAATATCAG TTCGAATCACCGGTTGCGAATGTTTGGCATCTAGTCGGAAATCGTTTAGAGAACGTAGATTTATTCAGAGCTGCGGAAAGTGCCCCCGAAGAAATCAGAACCCAGTCTAATCCGTCCATTTACATCGGATCGCATAATAAACAA TGGTACATTCAAGAAAGTGAACCATTCCATCGTAATTACCTCCTCCAAGACAATCCTCTGCTGACTATGAAGAAGTTTAAATTCGTCCCCGCTGTTG aCAGTGACAGTGATCGGAATCTACCTCAGATTACTGATGGCAGCGGTCACAATTCATCCACTTCTTTAACTAAGTTGTACGATGTAGAAGCTGtgaatg GTAAAGGATACTATTCGTACTGCGAAGATAAGAAGAGCGAATGTCGTGCCGAAAGAAAACCGCCGAACGTTTCAACTTCGAAATCATTCTGGTG GAAAGAATCCTTCATCGTGTTGATTATCACCTTCGTGCTGTTCAAATATCTGAATCCGTGTCCGAATTTATTCTCCTTCAGCATTACCGAAACCATCAAGTCATTT TTGAATAGATTACGCCGCGTGGAAGTTCCCAAAGAATCAGCGATGGAGGCAACAACCGGACATCAAGATCCGGGGCCGAGTATTGCGTTCACGAGCACGTTTTCGGAATACGAAATTAAATCCTTTAAATCGCGTTATTTGGACGATTTTGAACCTATTCATTGTCTTGGCAAAGGCGGTTTCGGTGTGGTTTTCCAAGCTCGAAATAAAATCGACGATTGCCACTACGCGATTAAAAGAATAACGTTACCAAACAG AGAAGAAGCTCGTGAACGAGTAATGCGCGAAGTGAAAGCTCTAGCCAAGCTGGAGCATCAGCACATCGTTCGTTATTTTCAAGCTTGGCAGGAATGCCCACCGGTTGGATGGCAGGAGGAGCAGGATAAATTATGGAAGAATAAAACAAA agacGAATATTTAAGCTCCGAGCCGGAGGATTGCCTAAGCTCCGAAATGGACGGCTTGTCAACCACCAATACGTCACCCTCGCATTTCAATAACAACGTCTTTGACCAGACTACCAATAGCTGTGATCTAAAtttaaatggatttcaaaacGGCGACGCTGCTGTTCCTAGTACTTCCGATAAAAGCAATAATTCGTTCGTCGAATTCCGAACCTCGTCGCAATCGGAAAACAGCGACGCTCAATTGAAATCAAATCGCCAAAGCGATCCGGTGTGCTGTACTGCAGCTACGTACGAAATAAAACGACGTAAATCGTTGCAAAAAACTTCCAAAGTTTATCTCTACATACAGATGCAACTGTGCCAAAAAAGTAGTCTTAAAGAATGGCTGTGCGATAATCCAAATCGAGATATGAATACGATATTGAACATATTCGATCAGATTGTGCAGGCTGTCGAATATGTGCATTTACAAGGACTTATTCACCGTGATCTCAAACCATCTAATATATTCTTCTCGCCCGATGGCCAGATTAAAGTCGGTGATTTCGGCCTGGTTACCGAGATGATCGAAGATAGCGAGTACTCCGTTGAGAAAACCAAACCAACGTACTTTGACGAAAGTCGAACCGCTAATGTCGGTACTGAATTATACATGAGTCCGGAACAA gttCATGGCAAACCGTACAATCATAAGGTTGATATATACTCATTGGGCATAATATTTTTCGAACTATTGGTACCGTTTTCCACCGAAATGGAGCGATATAAAACGTTGACCGCTTTAAGAAGCAATAAATTCCCTCAAGATTTCCCCGATAAATATGAGAACGAA ttcaatttaCTCTCAATGATGCTAGCAAACGTACCTGATGCACGACCAACTACATTTGGGATAAAAGCCAGACCACCTTTGAGTACATTCCGAACTTTCGAAGGCTCAAATTTACAAGACTGGCATTTTGAACTGCCTACCAAGAATAATTCTAATATTTTAAGAAAATCTAGCTCCGAGTCAGCTTGA